A window of the Desulforapulum autotrophicum HRM2 genome harbors these coding sequences:
- a CDS encoding phospholipase A encodes MVRFRKAMFFLGAVVFLSCMLPAVSRAEVQDNLSQCAAIEDDLLRLQCYDGMANRGSASVEKAEPVNKLDTCVAPVAKPSYLSRLWELDRDQSRGEFAIRMHRSNYILPFSFNFSPNEDPIKDGFPGRKVQKSEATFQLSFKTKLWEDIGGKNNVDLWLGYTQRSFWQVYNVDQSSPFRETNYEPELLLNLPMELNVLGMTLRTINFGMNHQSNGRAESLSRSWNRIVANFGFERKGLFSTHDSLVVELKSWYRIPEDSESDDNPDIEDYLGYGEIRTSYFWKNYRYSMMVRNNLDDDENRGAIQLDWSFPLNNRISGYLQYYLGYGESLLDYNHSVNRVGLGFILTEWN; translated from the coding sequence ATGGTTAGATTTCGAAAAGCCATGTTCTTTTTGGGGGCGGTGGTTTTTCTATCGTGTATGCTGCCTGCCGTTTCCCGGGCAGAGGTTCAAGACAACCTCAGTCAATGTGCCGCCATTGAGGACGATCTGCTCCGCCTTCAATGCTACGATGGGATGGCCAACAGAGGGTCAGCATCCGTGGAAAAGGCTGAACCTGTGAACAAGCTCGACACCTGTGTGGCTCCTGTGGCAAAGCCCTCCTATCTCTCCCGGTTGTGGGAGCTTGACAGGGATCAGTCCCGGGGTGAATTTGCCATCCGGATGCATCGTTCCAACTATATCCTTCCTTTTTCCTTTAACTTTTCCCCCAATGAGGATCCCATCAAGGATGGTTTTCCCGGCAGGAAGGTGCAAAAGTCCGAGGCCACGTTTCAATTGAGCTTTAAGACCAAACTCTGGGAGGATATTGGGGGAAAGAATAATGTGGATCTGTGGCTCGGGTACACCCAGCGTTCATTCTGGCAGGTCTACAATGTTGACCAATCTTCCCCGTTTCGCGAAACCAATTATGAGCCTGAGCTGCTTTTAAACCTGCCCATGGAGCTGAATGTTCTGGGAATGACCCTTCGAACAATCAATTTTGGGATGAACCACCAGTCCAACGGAAGGGCCGAATCTTTGTCCCGGAGCTGGAACAGGATTGTTGCCAATTTTGGATTTGAACGTAAAGGTCTTTTTTCCACCCACGACAGCCTGGTCGTTGAACTTAAATCCTGGTACCGGATTCCCGAGGACAGCGAGAGTGACGATAACCCGGATATCGAAGATTACCTGGGGTATGGCGAGATCCGGACGTCTTATTTTTGGAAAAACTATCGGTATTCCATGATGGTGAGAAACAACCTTGACGATGACGAGAACCGGGGGGCCATACAGCTTGACTGGAGTTTCCCCCTGAACAACCGCATCAGCGGATATCTCCAGTATTACCTGGGGTATGGTGAGAGCCTTCTGGACTACAACCACAGTGTGAATCGTGTGGGGCTGGGATTTATTCTCACGGAGTGGAACTGA
- a CDS encoding nitroreductase family protein — protein sequence MEFHEVMKQRRSVNFFDPKKEVSEALLKEVIETAAMTPSGFNLQPWSLVALRKFGEKERLKKLAWNQPKVTEAPVVLIVLADRDAWKEGHPIVEQNFSEMVKSGAMKEEQRQWFADARTSLYGETPEKQQAFACKNTGFFAMSLMLAAKDLGLETHPMDGFDHDGVRKAFNIPDNFWIPLLLAVGYVGDDFKMAPPKWRRRAEDILVTFES from the coding sequence ATGGAATTTCATGAGGTAATGAAACAGCGGCGGTCGGTCAATTTCTTTGATCCCAAAAAAGAGGTGTCTGAGGCGCTGTTAAAAGAGGTGATCGAAACCGCAGCTATGACACCCTCGGGGTTTAACCTCCAGCCCTGGAGCCTTGTGGCGTTGAGAAAATTCGGGGAAAAAGAACGGCTCAAAAAACTTGCCTGGAACCAGCCAAAGGTAACTGAAGCTCCCGTGGTTCTGATTGTGCTGGCCGATCGGGACGCCTGGAAAGAGGGCCATCCCATTGTTGAACAAAATTTCAGTGAGATGGTGAAATCAGGGGCCATGAAGGAGGAACAGCGTCAGTGGTTTGCCGATGCCCGTACCTCCCTTTACGGCGAAACACCTGAAAAACAGCAGGCATTTGCCTGCAAAAATACGGGGTTCTTTGCCATGTCGTTGATGCTTGCCGCCAAAGATCTGGGGCTTGAAACCCACCCCATGGACGGGTTTGACCATGACGGTGTGAGAAAGGCATTTAATATTCCGGATAATTTCTGGATTCCCCTGCTCCTGGCCGTGGGGTATGTGGGGGATGATTTTAAAATGGCACCGCCAAAATGGAGACGGCGGGCCGAGGATATCCTGGTGACCTTTGAATCATGA
- a CDS encoding class II fumarate hydratase: MKYRREQDAMGMVEVPMDAYYGASTQRAVDNFKVSGMVFQPVFIRMLALVKKHGARVNVRLGLLDETLSTAIVSACQEVIDGKFADQFVVDVFQTGSGTSTNMNMNEVIATRANEILTGEKQGKKPVHPNDHVNLGQSSNDVIPTMIHMAALVEINTALIPALELLLKVLSEKSSAFSAVKKIGRTHLQDAVPMTLGQAFSGYAKQVELGIARIRTAGKNLCALALGGTAVGTGVNTHERFAREVIQAISHETGFTFHEAENHFEAQGAQDAALEVSGTLKTIAVGLLKIANDIRWLGSGPRAGLGEITLPALQPGSSIMPGKVNPVIPEAVIQVAAQVVGNDTTITIGAQTAHLELNTMLPVIGYNLLQSIGLLSSAAAVFAEKCIQGILPNLETCRANIEKSLAMATYLVPHVGYDRASAIAKKAHETGQTVREILVQENLPESFLP, from the coding sequence ATGAAATATCGAAGGGAACAAGATGCCATGGGCATGGTTGAGGTGCCCATGGATGCCTATTACGGGGCAAGCACCCAGCGGGCCGTTGATAATTTTAAGGTCAGCGGCATGGTGTTTCAACCGGTGTTCATCCGCATGCTCGCCCTGGTGAAGAAGCATGGTGCTCGTGTCAATGTCCGTCTGGGTTTGCTGGATGAGACCCTCTCAACGGCCATTGTTTCAGCCTGCCAGGAGGTGATTGACGGCAAGTTTGCGGACCAGTTTGTGGTGGATGTCTTTCAGACGGGTTCCGGAACCTCCACCAACATGAACATGAACGAGGTGATTGCCACCCGGGCAAATGAGATCCTCACGGGTGAAAAACAAGGGAAAAAACCGGTTCATCCAAACGATCATGTGAATCTTGGGCAGTCGAGCAACGATGTGATACCCACCATGATCCACATGGCGGCCCTGGTCGAGATCAATACGGCCCTGATTCCTGCCCTTGAATTGCTGTTAAAGGTGCTCTCAGAAAAGAGCAGCGCTTTTTCAGCGGTAAAAAAGATCGGAAGGACACATCTCCAGGACGCCGTTCCCATGACCCTGGGCCAGGCGTTCTCAGGATATGCAAAGCAGGTTGAACTTGGCATTGCAAGGATCCGGACGGCAGGGAAAAACCTTTGTGCCCTTGCCCTTGGCGGCACTGCCGTTGGTACGGGTGTCAACACCCATGAACGTTTTGCCCGGGAGGTCATCCAGGCGATATCCCATGAAACCGGATTCACCTTCCATGAGGCAGAGAATCATTTTGAGGCCCAGGGTGCCCAGGACGCAGCCCTGGAAGTGAGTGGCACTCTGAAAACCATTGCAGTGGGCCTGTTGAAAATAGCCAACGATATTAGATGGCTGGGGTCCGGTCCCAGGGCAGGTCTTGGAGAGATAACCCTTCCTGCGCTCCAGCCAGGGTCATCGATTATGCCGGGCAAGGTCAATCCCGTGATCCCAGAGGCCGTCATTCAGGTGGCGGCCCAGGTTGTGGGGAACGACACCACCATCACCATTGGCGCCCAGACGGCCCATCTTGAACTCAACACCATGCTGCCGGTCATTGGGTATAACCTGTTGCAGTCCATCGGGCTGCTCTCGTCGGCAGCGGCTGTTTTTGCTGAAAAATGTATCCAGGGAATTTTGCCTAATCTTGAAACATGCCGGGCTAACATCGAAAAAAGCCTTGCCATGGCCACCTACCTGGTTCCCCATGTGGGCTATGACAGGGCCTCAGCCATTGCAAAAAAGGCCCATGAAACAGGACAAACGGTAAGAGAAATTCTTGTTCAGGAAAATTTACCTGAATCATTTCTGCCCTGA
- a CDS encoding VOC family protein, whose product MVTYTGINHLAMATADIDMTIRFWRDLLGMRLVAGLGRPGYRHYFFEISQHDMIAFFEWPQVEKIPEKDHGAPVKTPLAFDHVSVGVESQEDLWQLKQKLETAGFWVSEVIDHGFIHSIYSFDPNHIPIEFSCNVPGMDLRRHPIMADTRPSALGSEGAEPQAGRWPEVKQPVPVSERTIYPGEGFILGKGKS is encoded by the coding sequence ATGGTGACGTATACAGGCATCAACCATCTGGCAATGGCTACGGCAGATATTGATATGACCATCCGTTTCTGGCGGGATCTTTTAGGTATGCGCCTTGTGGCAGGCCTTGGCCGTCCAGGCTACCGCCATTATTTTTTTGAGATCTCCCAGCATGACATGATCGCCTTTTTTGAATGGCCACAGGTCGAGAAAATTCCTGAAAAAGACCATGGTGCTCCAGTTAAAACACCGTTGGCATTTGACCACGTTTCCGTGGGGGTTGAATCCCAGGAGGACCTCTGGCAGTTAAAGCAGAAACTTGAGACTGCCGGGTTCTGGGTCTCAGAGGTGATAGACCACGGTTTTATCCATTCCATCTACTCGTTTGATCCCAACCATATTCCCATTGAGTTCAGCTGTAACGTCCCAGGGATGGATCTTCGTAGACATCCGATCATGGCAGATACCAGGCCGTCTGCCCTGGGTAGTGAAGGCGCTGAACCCCAGGCGGGCCGGTGGCCTGAAGTTAAACAACCCGTCCCGGTGTCGGAGAGAACGATTTATCCTGGAGAGGGCTTCATCCTTGGGAAAGGAAAATCATGA